The following coding sequences are from one Capsicum annuum cultivar UCD-10X-F1 chromosome 3, UCD10Xv1.1, whole genome shotgun sequence window:
- the LOC107865869 gene encoding uncharacterized protein LOC107865869 isoform X2 — MEDSGAILCQISSFKDMLDQVNEEIEANIQVTREIESKIVKCTEIETALAARESELTRTAYALQFEIAGLMKVHADSEASLKHLDEKICYLRRKRDEIHERINNRRDEFVASCLAFQNEVYVEDNDEIHTLLAEKERLQNEIHSLDKKNRALESSTAAFVEEVLEELQQTVSALEVEIRCGNIENEKLLKNIDELKKTLSSIMLTGLQKMQVSAVGNVFSAAR, encoded by the exons ATGGAGGATTCAGGTGCAATTCTATGTCAAATCTCTTCGTTCAAGGATATGCTTGATCAG GTAAACGAAGAAATTGAGGCGAACATTCAGGTGACGAGAGAGATTGAATCGAAAATAGTGAAGTGTACGGAGATTGAAACCGCGCTGGCTGCTCGAGAATCGGAACTGACGAGAACCGCTTATGCGCTTCAGTTTGAAATCGCCGGCTTGATGAAAGTTCATG CTGATTCAGAGGCCTCTCTCAAACATTTGGATGAAAAGATATGTTATCTAAGACGGAAGCGCGATGAGATACATGAGAGAATAAATAACAGAAG GGATGAATTTGTTGCTTCATGCTTGGCTTTCCAAAATGAAGTTTATGTTGAAGATAATGACGAAATACACACTTTGCTCGCAGAAAAAGAGCGACTGCAGAATGAAATTCATAGTTTAGACAAGAAAAAcagagctttggaaagctcaacaGCAGCTTTTGTGGAAGAGGTTCTTGAAGAACTTCAGCAAACTGTGTCTG CTTTAGAAGTTGAAATAAGATGTGGCAATATTGAGAATGAGAAATTGCTCAAGAATATCGATGAATTGAAGAAGACTTTATCTTCAATTATGTTGACTGGATTGCAAAAAATG CAAGTTTCTGCAGTTGGTAATGTTTTTTCAGCTGCACGTTAA
- the LOC107865869 gene encoding uncharacterized protein LOC107865869 isoform X1: MEDSGAILCQISSFKDMLDQVNEEIEANIQVTREIESKIVKCTEIETALAARESELTRTAYALQFEIAGLMKVHADSEASLKHLDEKICYLRRKRDEIHERINNRRDEFVASCLAFQNEVYVEDNDEIHTLLAEKERLQNEIHSLDKKNRALESSTAAFVEEVLEELQQTVSALEVEIRCGNIENEKLLKNIDELKKTLSSIMLTGLQKMVIYPSFTSNLSFSSAISDSCLFTSSASFCSW, translated from the exons ATGGAGGATTCAGGTGCAATTCTATGTCAAATCTCTTCGTTCAAGGATATGCTTGATCAG GTAAACGAAGAAATTGAGGCGAACATTCAGGTGACGAGAGAGATTGAATCGAAAATAGTGAAGTGTACGGAGATTGAAACCGCGCTGGCTGCTCGAGAATCGGAACTGACGAGAACCGCTTATGCGCTTCAGTTTGAAATCGCCGGCTTGATGAAAGTTCATG CTGATTCAGAGGCCTCTCTCAAACATTTGGATGAAAAGATATGTTATCTAAGACGGAAGCGCGATGAGATACATGAGAGAATAAATAACAGAAG GGATGAATTTGTTGCTTCATGCTTGGCTTTCCAAAATGAAGTTTATGTTGAAGATAATGACGAAATACACACTTTGCTCGCAGAAAAAGAGCGACTGCAGAATGAAATTCATAGTTTAGACAAGAAAAAcagagctttggaaagctcaacaGCAGCTTTTGTGGAAGAGGTTCTTGAAGAACTTCAGCAAACTGTGTCTG CTTTAGAAGTTGAAATAAGATGTGGCAATATTGAGAATGAGAAATTGCTCAAGAATATCGATGAATTGAAGAAGACTTTATCTTCAATTATGTTGACTGGATTGCAAAAAATGGTAATCTACCCCAGCTTTACCTCCAACCTTTCATTTAGTAGTGCCATCTCTGACTCTTGTCTTTTCACATCTTCAGCAAGTTTCTGCAGTTGGTAA